ACCACATCTGGAGCGGCTCCCAGCGCAGCCTGCACTGCACCTTCACTCTTGGAGCCTGAGCCTCAGCACCTGCGATCTCACCGGCCAGCTGTGCGTCTGgcaggtggagggggagggacaGAGCTTCAGCCTGGACTTCAACATCGCCAAGGTAACCCACGCTTCCGTGCCAGGCAACTCCGCTCAGCCAGGAAACTCTGTTCGGCCAGCTGGCCAATAGCAGTGCCAGGGGTCAACCGACACCAGTTCTGACCAGTAGGGTTTTTTGGTTTTTTTAAGCGTCAAAAACAACGATGTGCTCGTTGCGCGTGAAATCTTAACAGATGGGATTAGGCGCGGGTACATAGTTTAATTAACTGCAGCTCTTATGCTGATCTGTTATAGGTGGCGACAGATTGTCTGGAAAAGGGAATCCTGCACTCCAGCAATGATGGATTATAATGAGAAAAGGCAATGCGTTGCAGCCACAGGAAATTGGCTttaagattgtaaatagtgttTTCTGTGAAAGTTCTATGGTATGCTACTTGATAATTAATAGCTTTGCATTACAGTATATGGAATTTTATAGCTAATACAGTTATGGCAAATACCATTCTAGCCCTGAGGAACAACTCGATTGGACGCAAATCTCACACATTTGCATGGAGTAACAGACATTACTAGCAGTACAGTGTCACTGCAGACGGATATGAGGGTATAGCATGCTAGTCTCATTTGTTTCACTTGTTGTTTCAACTGTGCCATTCTGCTTTTTcagtgaataaatgcacagaTGAATGAAGGGGCAAATGAGTGTAGAATAGGTAAATATCTGGTGTGTCCTCTCCTTAGGACAACCGGACCCTGGATTACGAGTCTTTGCTGATGGACAACAGCACCCCGGCCCTGGCCGGCCCCAGCGCGTTCCAGATCCCTTACCTCATCCGGCAGAAGATTTGCAGCAGCCTGGACGCCCCCTGCCCCAACGGAGCCGACTGGAGGCTACTGGCCCAGAGGCTGAAACTCGACAGGTCAGGCCCCGCGCCCCCACACCTCACCTCCCCCCGAACACCCGACCGCCCAATTACTCGACCACTGCCGACCAAAACAACCAGACTAGGATTCAATTATTTGTCCATTTAGAGTCGCAAAGTTTAAGCAAACAATGTAGGTTGACTTCATTTCAACCTGTAGGGCACTTCAATTAATTACAGTTTGCAGTAGACCTGGACTGGTTCTTTAATGGTCTGGACCGATGAGATGAGATCAATTATCATTTAGCTGCATAAAGTGGGAGCTtgaacattttgtttttgtaacagCGAATAGCTTGTGTATAAGTGTTAGCCCCCCCTCAACCTTGGAGCCAATCACTCCTACAAAGAGTGTGGCATGTAAACCCCCACagccaccccaccaccccccctccccccaggcATTTGAAGAACAGAAAAAGGCCATTAGATCGAACAAGCCACTTCAGGTACCTTTGGGACATGCTCTACCACCACATCAACGGTGCAACCTAAAGGGGTCACCGCTTTTGTTGGTATTGATCAGCTTTGATCTGAAAGGTTCCGCATGGTCAATGGAAAAGGTCATGCGCTCTACCTGCGTAACATAGCTGCAGCTAAAGGCAACTAGGGCATACACGTACAGTACTTCCCACATCTAACAAAAAAAAGCCTCCAGCTCTCTTGCATCCCCAGTGAAAACGGACGCAAAAGGCTGAAATGACTTGTTGGGCCGGGGAAAAAATATCATTTCCGTTTATTGATTTTTGCTGAGataatgtaatttgcataataaGTGAGAAACTGTGGGAGAGAGTGCATAACTCATGATGGTCATAAACATTTGCGTCCCCCAGGCGGCcctacacacagcagcacactgcATGCATAATAACCCATTACATAAAGCGCCTCTCACGCTAATGACGGGCATTACCACACTGAACCATTTCCATCTTCCTCTGCCTTTTAAAACTCCAACAAAGAATAAACCACTTCAACCATCAGCCTCCTTCTCTTTTAACCTTCTCAAGTAAAGGGGGTATAAAGATAATTATGTAAGTGCGCAGAGCAGGAAGTGTTTATGaaattaatatgtgtgtgtgtgtgcgtgcgtgcgtgtgtgtgttttctaaaaTCTGACTGAAACTATTTGACCAAAGTGGGTTGACAGTGAGAGAAGCTCTGTGAGAGACTAGCGCGTGAGTCATCGCCAGAGAGAGGGCTTTACTGGACTGCTAGAAATGACAAGATTCCAAGTGCAATATTTGCATTCAtgatctctcttttccttcccccctttcctcctttcttttcctcctttcttttcctccttcctttttctcttcctctttctttctttccttccttcctcctttctcccgtcgtgcctccctctctctcttccctctgtccCTGCGGTCCATGTCTCTACTGTAGGCACATGAGCTTCTTTGCGACCAAGCCGAGCCCCACCTCTGTGATCCTGGACTTGTGGGAGTCGCAGCACTTCCACAGCGGCAACCTCAACCAGCTGGCCGCCGTCATGGCCGAGATCGGCAAGCAGGAGGCCATGATTTTCCTGGTGTCAGGCGAGTGCTAACCCCGATTAGCGGCGACCGCAAACAGtgaatatacatatacacacacaaacacaaagcgaCCGCAACAGTGGTTAcagacacatacgcacacgcacacacacacacacacacacacacacacacacacacacacacacacacacagtgactgcaacagtggacacacacgcgcacacacacacacacacactcccacacacaaacacacacactggtttggGACTGAGGGGGCTGTCAGGAGCTCTGACACCTCCTCGTCACCTCCTCCTCGCCTGTAGGAGGAGCCAAAATGAACACCCCCTTCAGACGGAGTAGCACTGACTGTACTGAGCCGCTGAAGTCCATTCCCTCATACCGAGAGATGAGTCCACTCCCCCAGCCTGTGTGCGCCGGCTTACAAGAGCCCAGCGTGTCCATCTTTTTGGCCTATGAGAGTCCAGCGTGTCCATCTTTTGGTGTGTTTTGTGAGCAAAGTCGAGCAAGGGGAAAAATGAGAGCTTTCCGCAAAGATCCACAATTAGATGTTTGGTTGCCATGGGGGGAGGCAGAGCTCGACATGGTGAGATTGGTTCACTGCCACAGGAAGTAGAAGGAAAGTCAAATTGAGCATTTTTATTTCTgtggtattttattttattgtttattcTGCTATTCCTCATACAATCAATTTGCCCAATACCTTTTTCATGAGTGATTCTGCATTGTTTAGGAAGGAAATCAAGGATAAAATGATGGCAGCATGGCAGGAGGTAAAATGAACAAAAGTTCAAGATGATTAAAAAGTGACttttatgtgtatatattttaaaatgcaatatGTAGAAATGGGCCTAAACTGTGTTGACTCCCACGATGAGTCACACACAAGTAACCAAATTAGGATGGATCAGATTTAAGGATGGTTGGAAAAAAAGGTATTAAAAAAAGAATACTGCCCAATACCAGTTCAGGTGTCTCTCCTTGGCTCTATGCGATGGAGTGACGAAAGGAACAGCCATATTTATAATGGAAAGGCACTTTATGCAATCTGCTGTGCGGGAGATCTGCAGGAGAGGCCATGTCAAAGAACGCTGGCCGATTCACACCAGATGTGTCGGGAGTCTGCCTGCCACTTGGACAAGGCTTGGGTTAGATATTCTCTTTGTTGTTGCTAGTCAGTTTGTCTGTAATGTTGAAAAAAATGCTTTAAAGTGAGTTTAGTCACCCATTCAAGTCTATTTTCCAGGTGCAAGGTGTAGCTGTTGACCTGTCTTTGTGACTTCAGTGCGAAGCACAAAATTCAACTTAATTGGCTAGAGAATTTAAATATGCTGTGTCATCCAGGGGAAAAATTGACCATCTAGCATAGTTGCAAATCAAAGATGGATTATCCATCCGTAATATTTGTCTGTCAGTACAgtagacaaaagcaaacagctcACACTGCATATCGGAAGCAAAATGGCACATTGCTGAACGCTTTCTTTTCTGTTGATAATATAATGTGTCGTGATGGTTCTCTTTTTTATATGTAAGCCGTCCGGCTATAGGGCattcaatgtatgtgtgtgtgaaagctcaTACATTTTCCAAATGTATCTCCAGAAGCAAATTATTTTTGATAGCATTATTTCTGTGAGGACAATGGATGTTTTACCGCAGGTTATGGCAGGCACCACTAAGAGAGAGGTAGATTTCCTCTTTAAATCAATAAGGCAGAGGAATGACTAACATTGTGTGAAAACCATAGAAGAGATTGCGGTGAGCAATTTGTGTCCAATAATGGCTTATTAGGTTCAAAATGTGAACCTAGCCACGCTTAAAGGGACACTCCTCAAAAAGCCTGGTTCTCTGGCTCTAGAGAATAGTTTGGTGTTCTAGGTTTTATTTCACACCTAACTCTATGGAGTTCTGCTTCACTGTAAGGGTTCTAGGGTTCCTTCTGCCTCCACAAATGTCTGTCTGAGTGTCTTTGCTGAATCCGTGAATGTGGAGATGTTTCGAGGGTCAGCCGGAGGCTTCAGAGGAGAAAAGTTAAggctgtgagaaaaaaaaatccaagagggaattcttgctctctctctctctccagaaacTCTGGAGGTCAAGTGGGTGGAGAGGACATGTTTCTCAAAAGATCCTTCCCAGTACGCAGTCTCACACAGAATGAAAGGCTGTTCACAGGGCATAACTAACCGTCTAATTAAATTAATGGCCATATGCTTCAGGCATTTCCGAGTTGTTCAGATTCAGATTATCAGTCTTTGTGTTCAAATCAGCACTGTCATTCTAGCGATTTGTGATATAATAGTTCCTCTAAACTGCCTTTGGAATGAGTTCCTTTGTATCAAGAACAAAATGTTCATGTATACCCTAGTACCCACGAGTGGCACTGACTACCAAAGTTATAAATATgtatcaacatacacacacacactatttacatgtttttttttatcattttattttcCATTGCCTTTTAAAGACATTTCTGTCAGGTTCATAATATCACTTGTGTAATGCCATCCCACACATCTTCAAATCATGCAGGATTATTTACCGTGACTAATAAATCGCATTTGTCATTCTAACCAGAGACAACACTCAATCTGTTTTATTATAGCACTTTGTAAAGTAAATGTACATGATTTTAATATGGACCCAAAAAAGACAGACTGCTGGCGTAACCATTTGTCAATCGTATAACCTGTGACGTGTTTGCCTACTGTTCATTGGTTATATAGCATTAAACAAatactttttctgctgtgttTAAGGTTTAGACTGTTTGCCAGAAGCTTGTATactttgttttggtttttgtttttgtcctgaTGCTGTGTACGTATGTTTGTACAGTTTTGAGCTCATGACTTGACAAGTAACTAACGTATCACGCCTACACGTGTTGACAGTTGGAGAAAGACACCCCAGTTAAAACACATCTGTCCAAGAAGACTGTAGTATGGTGTCGAGAAGAATAACATTGCTTCCGTACACACAGTATCCATACGTCCATTACACAGGTCTCAGGTAGTCTCCCCTGACCACAGGACATCCCACAGGAAGAGCAGGAGTGTCTCATTCGTCACTTTGACTTGTCCTATCAAGCACTACTACTGTATTAGCTTCTTCTTTGACTACTGTGCGTGTGTCCATTCTTGTCCACTAACACACAAGCCCTGTCGTGCATtattccacactggacacagcaTTATCATCGCAGCCTACTGTTACTTGCAGAGAGATGGTATAGCAGCCAAatttcccccacacacaaaaaagtgttCCCTTGTTGGCACATAAGCAGTTAGTAGCTCACTCCTGATAAAACCCAGAGAAGCTAACGCTTTTCCCCGATGACTGGGCTTTCTTTTCTCAGCTTCATGCATAGTTGTTCTGTCGTCAGCTGACatatgttcagtgtgtgtgtgtgtgtgtgtgtgagtgagtgtgtcagtatgtatgtatgtgggtgtgctTCTACTTTTTGCTCTGACGGTTGTTTTGTtacttttcactttttttttttcaaaactgaGAACAATAGAATTGTGTACCTGTGAATGTTTTAATTGAATTTCTTTATTCAATGTTTCTTGCCTTTCTGCAAGTCAAAAATGCTGTACTTATAACATGACACAGCGCTTATGCAATTGTATAATTATTTTCTTTAGTTATaattatttattctttttttttacttttccttATTCTATCAATGTAAATTGTCGTCAACAATTTTGTGGAAATGGGACACCTTCTATCCTTGAAGGTTCTCTGTACTTTTTGGACAATGATATGGATTTGTGGGTAGAATTTTGGAAATTGGTTTCTAAGTGCTTTCAAGTCTTTACTTGGCCTTATGTACATATATATCTATGAAATTTCAGAAAGGTATGTATAGTAATTCAACCTGAAATGgatgtaaataaattatatattgttAACTATGGGCTGAATTAATTATTGTTTTGGTGAAATCTGGTTTTTATCTTCTATACTTTAGAAGCCAGGGGTGAAGCTGTGATATCCTGTCATATCTGTTGTTGAGAAAGATGAGGTGATGGTTTTGTTTTGTGAAAGGATCAGTGGGCATCCCTTATGTGTTCCAATCAGGTATCCGTTGTATTCGGTAGGAAATACCTACACAGAAAAACAACCAATCAAATATTGTACAATATTTATTGATTACAAAGCTCTAACATAGATAATAATTTATAGAGGGTACCCTCTATGCAGGAGTCATTCTTatgcaaacataaaaaaaaaaatgtcaagcaTGTACATATGAATACAGCAGTATTTTAATAAATGCATAACAATCGTTTATAAAGCTTTTCAAAAGGCACTTGGTACAGTTAAGAAGTTCATACaaaacaaatggcaaaaccaaaaaataaccaaaaggagaaaaagaaacactgaggaggatgaagaggagtgaGTGTAGCGTGCGCCAGAGCGAATGGCTTTCAGCTTCTCAGAAGCGCTATGGAGTCTCTCCACTCAATCCACCTCTTaaaggagataaagagagcGTCAGCCAGAACCACTAGTGAAGGGTTCAGCTCCAGCCCCCTGATTGGTGCGTGTCCGCCTCTCCGGCGAATGATCACCAGCGGGGCAGCCTAAGGGTGATGGATAGTGTGGGCAGTGCAAACAAGCCGACCTTGGCGTGTGCAAACAAGGTGACCTTTCCTGAGCTGCGACAAGCTGACCATCgtctgattattttttttttttccacgaTAGCCGCCGCTGAACCACCACTGCTACTAATCTGGTGTCCCTCTCATCTACCTCTTACAGAAcccattatatacacacacacacacacacacacacacacataaaccaccTCTTACTTCCTCCGTACTGTCCTATTAATAACATTTCCCCCTTTTTGTGTCACTTCATTCATCTTTAACAAACACACCGTGcacctcaacaacaacaacaaacacaaattccctttctgtctctgaCGCCAGTCTTGCCCTGCTGATGACCCCTGATGTGGGGGGGGGCTGCACTACACTCTTAGTCTCCGCAGAGTGACCGTCCGCACACTCTTAGTCTCCTGACCGTCCGCACACTCTTAGTCTCCTGACCGTCCGCACACTCTTAGTCTCCTGATCGTCCACACACTCCTAGTCTCCACACAGTGACCATCCGCACTCACTCCCTCATCTCTAGTCTCTAATGGGAGGGCCTTACTTTTTTATATATTTGaaccttttttttgtttactgctGGTTCTAATTACACTTCCTCATTGAATATGAATGGAATCACTCCTGGATATTTAACATGGGAGGCATGGTGCGTGCCGCCGCCGAGGTCAACTCAAGATGCACGTAATCAGCGCTAATGCACTGTTTACCAGATGCATTTTATTCCTCAGTGGCTCCCCCATTACCCTGAGTACTCAAGACACGCATATGAAGCCTGGGCTAAgcagggatgggggggggggctaaagTCTGAAGTCTAGAGGGCCAGGGAAGGGCTCGCAGAAGTCTAATAATATACATCAAACACTAAAGCAGTGGCCCCACTTACTGCCACACGCTCAGTGGCCCACCACAATAGCCTTTCTAGGCCTCCTCCCGAGGGAGGATTAACATGGGGACAATCCAGTGAAGACCCTCACaccacatactctcacacacacacacaaaaaggctagtgtgagggtgtgtgtgtgtgtatgtgcgtgtgtgtgtgtgtgtgtgtgtgtctcctgagCGGTGCTGATGAGGGTAAAGAGGTGGAGGAAGTTCAGGTGCGATGAGGAGCCTGGAGGCGGAGGCCCATTAGCAAGGTTTGTTTTTCACGCTCCACTTGTGTAGTGTTGGGTGGCTAGTGAGCAGAGAGGGCTCCTTTCAGACTCAACTTTCATCTGGGAATCTCAACAAAACTAGGAGCGCCGAGAGCGAGGATGAGCGCGAGTCTGGCTGAGAGAGTAAACAGCAACCcatatgttgttgttgtagggGAGAGGATGTAGAAATAGAgcaattttgtttttgtttttttgctgaaAGAGATGCATAACTGGAGTGTCACAGAGTGACCAAAAATTCTGGTGCAAAACGAAAAACAAGAATATGTGAGTGTACGACGGTGTGAAGGCTGCTCTATAGAAAAGAAAGGTTTCATAAATACTGTTGGTTCATTTGAGCAGAAGAGAGTgttgggtgaggtggggtgaACCGGTCAATGCGAGGGAAGGGGGCCGTCGGCCATCGCTGTGCGTCCCCACCGAGCCCCAAACAgtacccaccaccaccaccccgccAAACCCTTCTGATGCTGTCAGCTCACACAGGCGAGAAGGCATGGCTTTTACACAGTGGCTTATCCTTCTTGGAGTAGAACGTCTTCCCCTCCAAATTAATCTGACAGAGctgcgagggagggagagaggagagagcgtgTGAACACCGCGTTGGCGGGCTTAATCAACAACGGgtaatacacatacaaatatgcaggcagacacacacacacacacacacacacacacacacacacacacacagacacacagaaaatcttatgcacatatactcacacgcaCCGTCAAAAAGGCTTAAAACAGACCCAGACACGAACACACTAATACAATACTagccacacacaaatgcacacagccAACAGAcattgacacagacacacatatacagcaaTACCAGATACAAAATGTACAAATGgccacagtcacagacacacggGGCAAACATTCCCAGACAAATATATACTCATGGCAAAGAAGCTAACTCGGGAATGATTTCAGTTCATTcaacaaacaaagagagagaaggagagagggagggagggagagagggagggagggaaaagagggagggagggaaaagagggagggaggggagagggagggagggaaaagagggaggaggggggagggaggagagagggagggagggagggaaaagaacgagggagggagggaaggaaggaaagaaaaagaacgagggagagagggagggaggggggaaaagaacgagggagggagggaaggaaggaaagaaaaagaacgagtgagagagggagggaaagaaaaaagagaaggggCGCCTGTGAcaagaactgagagagagagagatatgggagATGAAAGCACACACTGAAAGAAATGGAGAAAGAACTATCTGAGGGTCAAGCAGCCAGCGTCCATATTTTCTGAGCGCATTGTGCGGGCCGACAGGCCAGTGGCTAGATGGGCGGCGGGAGAGGAGCGGCGCTGTGCGGTGGATCACGGTGACTTACGGCGCACACGAAGCACGTGTCATGCCAGCTGTAGCCCAGCGCCTCCAGGAACCGATCCCCCGCATCAATCTTGAAGTCGCAGCCGTGGCATTTAGTGCCAAACATCTTCTCATAatctgcaggacacacacacacacacacgacgcacaaAAGAGCAGGCTCAGCAACATCAATGTATAGAAATGCAAATGTCCCAGGAGGAAGGCATCCAAGCATTACAGAGGCACGAGAAGAAAGGCCGACGCAAGAACGTatcacaaaaaaaacagaatgtcattTTTTTAACTCTTCTTTTTTCTACCCTGATGTCCTAATGCAGCGGGCCAGAGGGGTGTGATAACAAAAATTGCCTGCGATACTTAAATGGATTGTCCCACTTTTTCcattagagagagagcaagtctGGAGTGGCAGGCTTTGGGGCCACCACTCAAAGCAAGTGCTTTCCGGCACAATCCTTTTTAGGTGCTGAGGCTGCAGCTTTCTTTCTTAACAACAGTCAAGTCATTATTTGTCATAAAATGTGGTCAGCTTGTCCACTAGCAGCAGACAAAAGAGGCTTAACATGGCAAAGCTGAAGTCCTGAGAACAATGAAGACCcctccccacacccacacacacacacatacacattgtttAAGGCACTTTGCGGCACGCTTTTTGTTTGGACTATTAAGTAGTCAAATTAAGACAGGCTAGGAAATCAGAAACAAAGTGATTGGGCGATGGATGAAAGGCTCAGAAGATCACATGACGTGTATTAACATCCCACTGATTACAAACACCaattaaacacaaacacgctaCATAATCGCTCGCCTTAATTAGGCAAATGGCTCTGGATCAAATAATGAGCATTTTTCGGCAAATAGCCGAGTCACatgaaaatgagtgtgtgtgtgtgtgtgtgtatatgtgtgtgtgtgtgtactgaaatgtgaatgtgtgtgtgggtgtgtgtgggagggagtgtgtatgtaaatgtaaagcaGTGATTCTGAAGTGTGTAAAGCATTTGCATGCTTGTATAATCAGTGCAGTCCTTAGTCTGTATGTGGAAGTGATGTTAGTTAGAGGTACTTCTgtctttgagagtgtgtgtgtgtgtgtgtgtgtgtcaccatatATGTGCATACATCTTCTTGCcccctgtctgtgtgtaggtgtgtatggcAAACAAAACTGGCCTCAGCTGAAATCGCGTGTGAAGCTCGCTCTGCCACTGCCCTGCTGGAGTGGGTTTGCCAGCGGTGGTGATGGGGGCTGTCAATACGATGTGAGCGCGGGCGTGAGAGACGTGGCGTGGCGTGACGGGACATGACGCGTCGGTCTCACCTCTTTCACAGTAGGGCTCCCCCTCCTCCATGTAGAAGGCCTGGTTCCTGATGGGCGCCTTGCAGGCGGCACACAGGAAGCACTGGACGTGGTAGGTCATCTTCAGGGCGTGCATGATCTCctgggggggggatggggggtgagatTCTGAGAAGGCACGCAATCCagggaggagcagcagcagcagcatgtggATTGATGctcatcttcacacacacacaaacacacacacacacacaaagccaccactcacacataaacccaCATGCATCAAATCACTCTCACTTAAATAGAATCACCGCTCACACATAAACCCGTGCACACTcacgcgcacactcacactcacactcacactcacactcacactcacactcacactcacactcacactcacactcactcacactcacactctgaaCCCACAGCCTTAGCACCTCCCATTAGCCTGGTGAGCATGAGTGCAGTCTGTCAGCGGAGTGGGCGAGTCAGGTGCAGCAGGGCAGCCTGGCGCAGTTAGTTATGTGACATGGCGGCCCATCCATCCGCTCTCTGTCATACGAGGGCACTGACCAGCCACTGATCCACACACCCGCCGCCTCACCCTCCCTGCACACACCATCAATCTAGCCCTCGCAAACAATGCTTTTAGCTCTCTTCTTTTGAACTGAATGCCTTCTTTCTTAGCAtgttatacacacatactgtatataaatacatacaaaaataGCGTGTGGTTATTAATGAATGCTATTACTCTAAGTAACTAATGCTGTAATTCAAATGTAATGAAGAAAACTCTTAATATAATAGttattatgttattatatatgttattatataaatataataacaGACTAATCTTTTAATACACAAACTTCTTATAATGGAATATGATCTGAAATGGTATTTAGTAAATATAATAACAGCTACTGATTTGTATACGTGTGAAACCCTCCACCCAAACTCACCCCTGTGATGATCTTTTTACATCTGGCACAATTGGGAGCGTAGCGGTTGTCGTAGCACTTGGTGCAGTACACCGAGCCTCTCTCCTCGAAGAAGCCTCCCTCGTCCAGAAGCACTTTACACTGACAGCAGGTGAACTCCTCCGGGTGCCAGGAACGACCCAGCGCTACCACATAGCGACCTCTAAAACACCCAAGTgcaagtgcgcacacacacacacacaaattgacacaggcacacacacacacacacaaacaaatgtctcATACACCTTCACCCTGTACATTAGCACAGTGGAAAGATGCAGTGTTGGGATCCACAACAGGACAAAGCACTAAGAAAAGGCTCGGGAACACAAGGGTCACTTAATGGAGATGTCCACTCAGACCCCTCCGACACGCCAGTTTAGCACAAAGTGCTATAGAGCCAGAGCTCAGAGCACTGTTTGAAGTGAGCTTGTACTTAACGCTATGTGATACCTCCTTGTCAATCTTTGTTTCTAATAAATCTCCACTCCCTTTTTTTGCACTTATAGCCTGCACGGCCTCCAGAGGAGCTGCCGTTTAACACCTCTGGACTGTCCGACTGAGTGAAGGACCTTAGGACCTGGAGGACCTTAACATGAGGCCTGGGACTGTATGGGGGTGCAGTAAGGAACGGCCACCACCAGAGGCCTGGGAGTCTCTATGGGGGTGCAGTAAGGGGCGGCCACAGACAGGGGGCAGCAGACACCCACCTGATGACCTTGTTGCAGGCACCGCAGAGTGGGGTGCGGCCGTTGCCTCCAGCGCCCCCGGTGGCGTTGGGCCCCTGCTGGGCGGCCTGCAGGATGGAGCTGCGGTTCTGCATGGGCGTGGGCTCCGCCGGCTGCGTGTGCTGCGTCAGCACCGTGCTCGTCTTGTCCGGGGCGTAGCGGTCGGCGAAGTCGGGGTCCGTCACCCACGGGGGGCGCGCAGAGGGGGCCCGCGGCCCAGCGGGCGGCTTGGGAGCAGGAGTCGCTGCTGAAGCAGAAGGAGAGGACAGTAAGGATGGTCAGCACATGATggagcccccccctcccctcccccctcccatcCCACTGGCCTCTATCAAAACCCATCTATAGCCCATAACTAGCTCCACACCCAACTGGCCTCTATAAAAACCCATCTATAGCCCATAActagcccccctcccccctcccatcCCACTGGCCTCTATAAAAACCCATCTATAGCCCATAACTAGCTCCACACCCCACTGGCCTCTATAAAAACCCATCCATAGCCCATAACTAGCTCCACATCCCACTGGCCTCTATAAAAACCCATCTATAGCCCATAACTAGCCCCCTCCCATCCCACTGGCCTCTATAAAACCCATCTATAGCCATAACtagccccctcccctcccatcccACTGGCCTCTATAAAACCCATCTATAGCCCATAACTAGCTCCACACCCCACTGGCCTCTATAAAAACCCATCCATAGCCCATAACTAGCTCCACATCCCACTGGCCTCTATAAAAACCCATCTATAGCCCATAACTAGCCCCCCTCCCATCCCACTGGCCTCTATAAAAACCCATCTATAGCCCATAACTAGCTCCACACCCCACTGGCCTCTATAAA
The Alosa alosa isolate M-15738 ecotype Scorff River chromosome 21, AALO_Geno_1.1, whole genome shotgun sequence genome window above contains:
- the pdlim7 gene encoding PDZ and LIM domain protein 7 isoform X2, giving the protein MSEDMSMYCVTLNGPAPWGFRLQGGKDFNMPLTVSRLTPGGKAAQAGVGVGDLVASIADSNAEEMTHVEAQNMIRAATDSLTLTLHRALAPGQEQKDSLAPASSLPKYSFAPSTAINKMARPFTPGGGTAGTGPVIKPVSYKLNSGTSMSQPHNGHGPASSPSKAKPAERPEAVPATPAPKPPAGPRAPSARPPWVTDPDFADRYAPDKTSTVLTQHTQPAEPTPMQNRSSILQAAQQGPNATGGAGGNGRTPLCGACNKVIRGRYVVALGRSWHPEEFTCCQCKVLLDEGGFFEERGSVYCTKCYDNRYAPNCARCKKIITGEIMHALKMTYHVQCFLCAACKAPIRNQAFYMEEGEPYCERDYEKMFGTKCHGCDFKIDAGDRFLEALGYSWHDTCFVCALCQINLEGKTFYSKKDKPLCKSHAFSPV
- the pdlim7 gene encoding PDZ and LIM domain protein 7 isoform X1, with the protein product MSEDMSMYCVTLNGPAPWGFRLQGGKDFNMPLTVSRLTPGGKAAQAGVGVGDLVASIADSNAEEMTHVEAQNMIRAATDSLTLTLHRALAPGQEQKDSLAPASSLPKYSFAPSTAINKMARPFTPGGGTAGTGPVIKPVSYKLNSGTSMSQPHNGHGPASSPSKAKPAERPEAVPAATPAPKPPAGPRAPSARPPWVTDPDFADRYAPDKTSTVLTQHTQPAEPTPMQNRSSILQAAQQGPNATGGAGGNGRTPLCGACNKVIRGRYVVALGRSWHPEEFTCCQCKVLLDEGGFFEERGSVYCTKCYDNRYAPNCARCKKIITGEIMHALKMTYHVQCFLCAACKAPIRNQAFYMEEGEPYCERDYEKMFGTKCHGCDFKIDAGDRFLEALGYSWHDTCFVCALCQINLEGKTFYSKKDKPLCKSHAFSPV
- the pdlim7 gene encoding PDZ and LIM domain protein 7 isoform X3, with the protein product MSMYCVTLNGPAPWGFRLQGGKDFNMPLTVSRLTPGGKAAQAGVGVGDLVASIADSNAEEMTHVEAQNMIRAATDSLTLTLHRALAPGQEQKDSLAPASSLPKYSFAPSTAINKMARPFTPGGGTAGTGPVIKPVSYKLNSGTSMSQPHNGHGPASSPSKAKPAERPEAVPAATPAPKPPAGPRAPSARPPWVTDPDFADRYAPDKTSTVLTQHTQPAEPTPMQNRSSILQAAQQGPNATGGAGGNGRTPLCGACNKVIRGRYVVALGRSWHPEEFTCCQCKVLLDEGGFFEERGSVYCTKCYDNRYAPNCARCKKIITGEIMHALKMTYHVQCFLCAACKAPIRNQAFYMEEGEPYCERDYEKMFGTKCHGCDFKIDAGDRFLEALGYSWHDTCFVCALCQINLEGKTFYSKKDKPLCKSHAFSPV